A genome region from Anastrepha obliqua isolate idAnaObli1 chromosome 4, idAnaObli1_1.0, whole genome shotgun sequence includes the following:
- the LOC129243800 gene encoding aldehyde dehydrogenase, mitochondrial — protein MLRLLRSNALVSSGKSLIGAMNGGVAKYSSQVPDPHINPEVLYTGLFINNEWHKSKSGKTFGSINPATEKQVAEIQCAGKEDVDIAVQAARTAFKVGSPWRRMDASERGVHINRLADLIERDRVYLASLETLDNGKPYAVAYNVDVPTAVKNLRYFAGWADKNHGKTVPMDGDYFAYTRHEPVGVCAQIIPWNFPILMMAWKLGPALATGNTIVLKPAEQTSLTALYIAELVKEAGFPEGVVNVLPGFGEAGAALANHYDVDKVAFTGSTEVGKLIQQASGHTNLKRVTLELGGKSPNIVLADTDLDYAVESAHFGLFFNMGQTCCAGSRTFVEEKIYDEFVERSAERAKKRTLGNPFELHVEQGPQVDQEQLHRILGMIEEGKKQGAKLVAGGNRPDHLPGYFVEPTVFADVHDHMTIAREEIFGPVQQLIRFKSLDEVIERANNSDYGLAAAVFTRDLDKANYVVQGLRAGTVWVNTYNAFGAQMPFGGYKMSGHGRENGEYALQNYTEVKSVIMKITQKNS, from the exons CTTTTCATTAACAATGAATGGCACAAAAGCAAAAGTGGCAAAACATTCGGTTCCATTAATCCTGCCACCGAAAAACAGGTTGCTGAAATCCAATGCGCTGGCAAGGAGGATGTCGACATTGCTGTACAGGCCGCACGCACCGCTTTCAA AGTTGGTTCACCATGGCGCCGCATGGACGCCTCCGAACGTGGTGTGCATATCAATCGCTTGGCGGATCTGATCGAACGTGACCGCGTCTACTTGGCC AGTTTGGAAACATTGGACAATGGCAAACCCTATGCAGTCGCTTACAATGTGGACGTACCTACGGCTGTGAAGAATCTGCGCTATTTTGCCGGTTGGGCGGATAAGAATCATGGCAAGACCGTTCCCATGGATGGTGACTACTTCGCTTACACTCGCCACGAACCGGTTGGTGTGTGCGCCCAAATCATCCCATGGAATTTCCCAATTTTGATGATGGCCTGGAAGTTGGGTCCAGCTCTGGCTACTGGCAACACCATTGTACTGAAACCAGCCGAACAGACCAGCTTGACCGCACTTTACATtgcggaattggtcaaggaagcTGGCTTCCCAGAAGGTGTGGTCAATGTGTTGCCCGGTTTCGGCGAAGCTGGCGCAGCTTTGGCCAATCATTACGACGTCGACAAAGTCGCCTTCACCGGTTCGACTGAAGTGGGCAAACTGATCCAGCAAGCTTCCGGTCATACCAATTTGAAGCGTGTCACTTTGGAATTGGGCGGCAAAAGCCCTAACATTGTTTTGGCTGATACCGATTTGGATTATGCCGTCGAATCTGCTCACTTTGGTCTCTTCTTCAATATGGGACAAACTTGTTGCGCTGGCTCTCGTACATTTGTCGAAGAAAAAATCTACGATGAATTTGTGGAGCGTAGTGCTGAGCGCGCCAAGAAGCGCACACTTGGCAATCCCTTCGAATTGCATGTGGAGCAAGGACCACAAGTCGATCAGGAACAGCTGCATCGCATTCTCGGCATGATCGAGGAAGGTAAAAAGCAAGGCGCCAAACTGGTGGCAGGCGGCAATCGCCCTGACCACTTACCTGGCTATTTCGTCGAACCCACTGTATTCGCCGATGTGCACGATCATATGACGATTGCGCGCGAAGAAATCTTCGGTCCCGTGCAACAACTCATCCGCTTCAAGAGCTTGGATGAGGTAATCGAGCGTGCCAACAATTCTGACTATGGCTTGGCGGCGGCTGTCTTCACTCGTGACCTCGACAAGGCCAACTACGTTGTGCAAGGCCTGCGTGCCGGCACCGTCTGGGTGAATACGTACAACGCATTCGGCGCACAAATGCCTTTCGGTGGCTACAAGATGTCCGGCCACGGTCGCGAGAATGGCGAATATGCGCTGCAGAACTACACAGAAGTGAAGAGCGTGATTATGAAGATTACACAGAAGAATTCGTAA